In a single window of the Campylobacter iguaniorum genome:
- a CDS encoding anthranilate synthase component I family protein codes for MLLQEPVAYLKKILQDYPNSYMAEDTTQTIIGIDCSYIEGDDFAKLKFAYENGNRICEFAGLFGVLSYNAVHKFENIGEQKLGLYDFPTYFYADAKAYLHYDKQSKIYSFYGNNDYFSNLEAVEAKQPQKDKYYKIITNLDNEQNHYNNAIKKAKEYIKNGDVFQVVLGEILELETNLEALEFYEVLKVQNPSPYMFYFPTPYGVVAGSSPELIMQIKKDEIFVAPIAGTRGRGSDANEDEKLKNDLLNDQKELSEHKMLIDLARNDIGKFAKRGSVKLKNPMHVEYFESVMHIVSEVYGQKDESRSNFDVLSVVFPAGTLSGSPKIRAMQIINELESFSRGIYGGGLGFWHFNGDVQMAILIRSAVFVPCDEGKSRVFIGAGAGIVWDSVAANEYAEICKKRKSCLNVFEKICKNAKEPK; via the coding sequence ATGCTTTTACAAGAACCAGTCGCGTATCTAAAAAAGATATTACAAGATTATCCAAACTCATATATGGCAGAAGACACAACCCAAACTATCATAGGTATAGACTGCTCTTACATCGAGGGCGATGACTTTGCAAAGCTTAAATTTGCTTATGAAAATGGAAATAGGATTTGTGAGTTTGCTGGTTTATTTGGCGTTTTGAGCTACAACGCTGTGCATAAATTTGAAAATATTGGCGAGCAAAAGCTAGGACTTTACGACTTCCCGACATACTTTTACGCAGATGCAAAGGCCTACTTGCACTATGATAAACAAAGCAAAATTTACAGCTTTTATGGCAACAACGATTATTTCTCAAATCTTGAAGCAGTAGAAGCAAAACAGCCCCAAAAAGATAAATATTACAAAATAATAACAAACTTAGATAACGAGCAAAATCACTACAATAACGCTATCAAAAAAGCTAAAGAATATATAAAAAATGGAGATGTTTTTCAAGTGGTTTTGGGCGAGATTTTGGAGCTTGAGACAAATTTGGAAGCTTTGGAGTTTTACGAAGTGCTAAAAGTCCAAAATCCAAGTCCATATATGTTTTATTTCCCGACACCTTATGGCGTGGTGGCTGGAAGCAGTCCTGAGCTAATAATGCAGATAAAAAAAGATGAGATTTTCGTAGCTCCGATAGCGGGCACTAGAGGCAGAGGAAGCGACGCAAACGAAGATGAAAAGCTTAAAAATGACTTGCTAAATGACCAAAAAGAGTTAAGCGAACACAAAATGCTAATCGATTTAGCAAGAAATGATATAGGTAAATTTGCCAAACGTGGCAGTGTCAAGCTCAAAAACCCTATGCACGTGGAGTATTTTGAAAGCGTTATGCATATCGTGAGTGAGGTTTATGGTCAAAAAGATGAAAGCAGAAGCAATTTTGACGTTTTAAGTGTGGTTTTTCCAGCTGGTACGCTTAGCGGAAGCCCAAAAATCCGTGCTATGCAAATAATAAATGAGCTTGAGAGCTTTAGTCGTGGCATTTATGGTGGTGGGCTTGGATTTTGGCATTTTAATGGCGATGTTCAGATGGCGATTTTGATCCGTAGTGCGGTTTTTGTGCCTTGTGATGAGGGCAAATCAAGAGTATTTATCGGCGCTGGAGCTGGCATCGTGTGGGATAGCGTGGCGGCAAACGAATACGCTGAGATTTGCAAAAAAAGAAAGAGTTGCCTAAATGTTTTTGAGAAAATTTGCAAAAATGCAAAGGAGCCTAAATGA
- the trpD gene encoding anthranilate phosphoribosyltransferase, whose protein sequence is MILMIDNYDSFVYNIYQYILETTDEEVRCLRNDEINIEGVKALNPTKIILSPGPKHPKDSGVCLDILKANLDIPVLGVCLGHQAIGLVFGANIKTLQSPMHGKTSQINVTNPNEIFAGLPSSFSVMRYHSLYVDDLPDCLEVTAMSNDGVIMGLKHKTKPIFGIQFHPESYFTQYGKKIIENFVQLNKPQNIEKQMVNFAPFMTKLQKNFPLDSSDYEVICKALSDKDYDIVQLAGLLVLISEKSLYPDSLAALVKNILKYSTTYNDPAPMFDIVGTGGDKLKTINISTTTAFILASLGVRVAKHGNRAITSKSGSSDVLGELGVPLEADINKLRSLSQNTNLAFFHAPFFHKITAEVKDVRNKLGIGTVFNILGPLLNPNLALSNQVVGNYLEEVNELIARTLLNLGRKHALVVHGMDSMDEITLCDETLIHEVKDGKILEYKITPEQFGFNRAFHADILGGDAKSNAEIFKATLKGELKGAKFDIVVLNAMFGLYAADFVPSPSLAKDIILEAINSGKVWKFYEDYIRKCN, encoded by the coding sequence ATGATTTTAATGATTGATAATTACGATAGTTTTGTTTATAATATCTATCAATATATTTTAGAAACGACAGATGAAGAGGTCAGATGTCTTAGAAATGATGAGATAAATATCGAGGGCGTTAAGGCGCTAAATCCAACTAAAATCATCTTAAGCCCTGGTCCAAAACACCCTAAAGATAGCGGAGTTTGCCTTGATATTTTAAAGGCAAATTTAGACATTCCAGTGCTTGGAGTTTGTCTTGGTCATCAAGCAATAGGACTTGTTTTTGGTGCAAATATAAAAACCTTGCAAAGCCCAATGCACGGCAAAACTAGCCAGATAAACGTAACAAATCCAAACGAGATTTTCGCTGGTTTGCCAAGTAGTTTTAGCGTTATGCGTTATCATTCGCTTTACGTTGATGATTTGCCTGATTGCCTAGAAGTCACTGCTATGAGTAATGATGGCGTGATAATGGGGCTAAAGCACAAAACTAAGCCGATTTTTGGGATTCAGTTTCATCCTGAGAGCTATTTTACTCAGTATGGAAAAAAGATTATAGAAAATTTTGTCCAGCTCAATAAACCGCAAAACATAGAAAAACAGATGGTAAATTTCGCTCCATTTATGACAAAACTCCAAAAAAACTTCCCGCTTGATAGTAGTGATTATGAGGTGATTTGCAAGGCTCTAAGCGACAAAGATTATGATATAGTTCAGTTGGCTGGATTACTAGTGCTAATAAGTGAAAAGTCGCTTTATCCAGATAGCCTAGCAGCACTTGTCAAAAACATACTAAAATACTCAACTACTTATAACGACCCAGCACCGATGTTTGATATAGTCGGCACTGGTGGAGATAAGCTAAAAACCATAAATATCTCTACGACCACGGCTTTCATACTTGCTAGTCTTGGGGTAAGAGTGGCAAAACACGGCAACAGGGCAATTACAAGCAAAAGTGGAAGTAGCGATGTTTTGGGCGAGCTTGGAGTTCCTTTAGAAGCTGATATAAACAAGCTTAGAAGCCTTAGCCAAAATACAAATTTAGCATTTTTCCATGCGCCGTTTTTTCACAAAATCACAGCTGAAGTAAAAGATGTCAGAAATAAGCTTGGCATAGGAACAGTCTTTAACATACTTGGGCCACTTCTTAATCCAAATTTAGCCCTAAGCAATCAAGTTGTGGGAAATTACCTTGAAGAGGTCAATGAGCTGATCGCTAGAACGCTTTTAAATTTAGGCAGAAAACACGCTTTAGTCGTGCATGGAATGGACTCTATGGACGAGATTACGCTTTGTGATGAGACGCTGATCCATGAAGTAAAAGATGGCAAAATATTAGAATACAAAATCACTCCAGAGCAGTTTGGCTTCAATAGAGCTTTTCACGCTGATATTTTGGGTGGTGATGCGAAGAGTAATGCTGAGATTTTCAAGGCTACTTTAAAAGGTGAGCTTAAAGGGGCTAAATTTGATATAGTCGTACTAAATGCGATGTTTGGACTATATGCGGCTGATTTTGTACCAAGTCCTAGCCTAGCTAAAGATATTATTTTAGAGGCTATTAATAGTGGCAAGGTATGGAAATTTTATGAAGATTATATAAGAAAATGCAACTAA
- a CDS encoding phosphoribosylanthranilate isomerase: MQLKICGIKNEIEALDVISCDFDGKKVDYIGVIFAKSKRAVSKEVAKNIVNLAHNFGIKVVGVFADMSSTLVKEIASFCDLDVVQIYERVDDKGYFGCEVWQVFSVGDELPNLSGSYDLALFDTKGVLKGGNGVKFDWSLLESLDIKFGLAGGIGLENVKDAIKFKPYLLDINSKVEDENGIKDTKKINEILKIIYGS; encoded by the coding sequence ATGCAACTAAAAATTTGTGGTATTAAAAACGAGATTGAAGCCTTAGACGTCATAAGCTGCGATTTTGATGGCAAAAAGGTTGATTATATCGGTGTGATATTTGCCAAAAGCAAAAGAGCTGTCAGCAAAGAAGTGGCAAAAAATATAGTAAATTTGGCTCACAATTTTGGTATAAAGGTAGTCGGGGTTTTTGCTGATATGAGCTCCACGCTTGTCAAAGAAATTGCCAGCTTTTGTGATCTTGATGTGGTTCAGATTTACGAGCGAGTAGATGATAAAGGCTATTTTGGTTGTGAGGTTTGGCAGGTCTTTAGTGTGGGTGATGAGCTGCCAAATTTGAGTGGGAGCTATGACCTAGCGCTTTTTGATACAAAAGGCGTTTTAAAGGGTGGAAATGGGGTTAAATTTGACTGGAGCTTGCTTGAGAGTTTGGATATTAAATTTGGTTTAGCTGGAGGAATTGGGCTAGAAAATGTGAAAGATGCTATCAAATTTAAGCCATATTTGCTCGATATTAATAGCAAGGTCGAAGATGAAAACGGCATCAAAGATACAAAAAAAATAAATGAAATTTTAAAAATAATTTACGGGAGTTAG
- the trpB gene encoding tryptophan synthase subunit beta, with the protein MNVKAYFGKYGGQFVPETAMNALIELEEAYNTIAMSREFRDELDELLRDYVGRPSPMYHAKRLSEHYGHEIYLKREDLNHTGAHKINNALAQALLAKKMGKKKVMAETGAGQHGVATATAAALLGLECDVYMGECDMKRQALNVYKMELLGAKVVSITDGLGTLKEATTAAIQAWVNEIETRFYVIGSAVGPHPYPKIVRDFQSVIGTEAKEQLKAKGVKPDCVVACVGGGSNAIGIFSAFLDDHSVRIFGVEAGGLGADTPYHAATLTKGNDGIIHGMKTVVLQDEYGRISPVHSISAGLDYPGVGPEHAHLKDIGRVEYHAVSDDECINALKLCTRLEGIIPAIESSHALAYLEKLCPSLKQKSNIVVNVSGRGDKDMHTIMDYKKGTIYG; encoded by the coding sequence ATGAATGTGAAGGCATATTTTGGAAAATACGGGGGACAATTCGTCCCAGAAACGGCGATGAATGCACTAATCGAGCTTGAAGAGGCTTACAATACAATTGCCATGAGCCGTGAGTTTAGAGATGAGCTTGATGAGCTTTTGAGAGATTACGTAGGTCGTCCTAGTCCAATGTATCATGCAAAAAGACTTAGCGAGCATTACGGTCATGAAATTTATCTAAAAAGAGAAGATCTAAACCACACAGGAGCTCATAAAATAAATAACGCTCTAGCTCAAGCCTTGCTTGCTAAAAAAATGGGTAAGAAAAAAGTCATGGCTGAGACTGGAGCTGGACAGCATGGCGTAGCGACTGCGACTGCAGCGGCTCTTCTTGGACTAGAATGCGATGTGTATATGGGCGAATGCGACATGAAAAGACAAGCCCTAAATGTCTATAAAATGGAGCTTTTGGGTGCAAAAGTCGTAAGCATAACTGATGGTCTTGGCACCTTAAAAGAGGCCACAACCGCCGCCATCCAAGCGTGGGTAAATGAGATTGAAACTAGATTTTACGTGATTGGCTCAGCCGTCGGCCCTCATCCATATCCAAAAATCGTGCGTGATTTTCAAAGCGTGATAGGAACTGAAGCCAAAGAGCAACTAAAAGCAAAAGGTGTTAAACCTGATTGCGTGGTAGCTTGCGTGGGTGGTGGAAGTAATGCTATAGGCATATTTTCAGCATTTTTAGATGATCATAGTGTTCGTATTTTTGGCGTGGAAGCTGGTGGGCTTGGGGCTGATACTCCTTATCACGCAGCGACTCTGACAAAAGGAAATGATGGCATAATCCATGGTATGAAAACTGTGGTCTTACAAGATGAATATGGTAGAATTTCGCCAGTTCATAGTATCAGTGCTGGACTTGATTATCCTGGTGTTGGCCCAGAGCATGCACATTTAAAAGATATCGGCAGAGTAGAGTATCACGCAGTTAGCGATGATGAGTGTATAAATGCACTTAAGCTTTGCACTCGTTTAGAAGGCATTATCCCAGCTATTGAAAGCTCACACGCTCTTGCATACCTTGAAAAGCTATGTCCTAGCCTAAAGCAAAAATCAAACATAGTAGTAAATGTAAGTGGCAGGGGCGACAAAGATATGCATACTATAATGGACTACAAAAAAGGAACTATCTATGGATAA
- the trpA gene encoding tryptophan synthase subunit alpha, translating to MDKIANAFKNKANIGYIVAGYPSSDYTKEFLNSLDESVLDIVEIGIPYSDPLADGKLISMASFEACKNGITTDKVFEILKCVKTSKCLVFLVYYNLILAYGEDKFLQNAKECGMSGIIVPDMPFDESEEFRAKCLKFNLALIPLVAPTSKDRTKDILKNASGFIYAVGSLGVTGGSQTSLNSLKDMIDGIKENTNLPVAIGFGIKTNEDVKRTKLYADGAIIGTKIVELTQKCNVKELNKEIEKLFV from the coding sequence ATGGATAAGATTGCAAATGCGTTTAAAAATAAGGCAAATATAGGCTATATCGTGGCTGGTTATCCAAGTAGCGATTATACTAAAGAGTTTTTAAATTCGCTTGATGAAAGCGTACTTGATATCGTTGAGATTGGCATACCGTATTCAGATCCTTTGGCCGATGGAAAGCTCATAAGTATGGCTAGTTTTGAGGCTTGTAAAAACGGTATCACAACCGATAAAGTTTTTGAAATTTTAAAGTGCGTAAAAACTAGCAAATGCTTGGTATTTTTGGTTTATTATAATCTAATTTTAGCTTATGGCGAGGATAAATTCTTGCAAAATGCTAAAGAATGTGGAATGAGTGGGATTATCGTGCCTGATATGCCTTTTGATGAGAGCGAGGAGTTTAGGGCTAAGTGTTTGAAATTTAACCTTGCTTTGATACCTCTTGTAGCTCCAACATCAAAAGATAGAACCAAAGATATACTTAAAAATGCAAGTGGATTTATATACGCTGTTGGCTCTCTTGGAGTAACTGGCGGAAGTCAAACATCGCTAAATTCGCTAAAAGATATGATAGATGGCATTAAAGAAAATACAAATCTGCCAGTTGCCATAGGTTTTGGTATAAAGACAAATGAAGATGTAAAACGAACTAAGCTTTACGCAGACGGCGCAATAATTGGCACTAAAATAGTCGAACTTACACAAAAATGCAATGTAAAAGAGCTAAACAAAGAGATAGAAAAGCTATTTGTTTAA
- the bamA gene encoding outer membrane protein assembly factor BamA, giving the protein MKKTLFLVGLSLPLALSGATIKSIAYKGLIHLSSDSATDISGLRVGDELNAQNSNQAIINLYKQGYFKDIFIEENDGNVVINLTEKPSIARLDIEGVVTNDKKTIDTILGIKQGQMYDQPGIKKAKERIRQYYETKGYFDTVTDVTTEPMHGNPNALHVTMTVNRGEKITIEKVNLVGAEVLDYSDIEPAVANKEYEFMGWMWGRNDGGVKIFDLPNDPNKIRDEYLKKGYLDASVSNPYLNTYFDNYTADLTYYVSEGNPYNVNSISIEAPSELELDNEKIIDSLKLTKGDRLNSEWLKKDIEKIENLVADKGYAYVRVYPQTNKNEADKTVDIIYQVVPNDKVYIRNVVISGNDRTADRVIRRELYLTEGNLYNRTDLVDSKNALKRSGYFEDASIKENRINKDQVDLEVVVKETSTGSITGGIGYGTSDGLLLSAGVSDTNVFGTGYKGSVSVDKSDDTLSGTISLTNPRVNDSEYSLGGSIYANDYEWDDYEEKNYGFSVTGGRKFGRYTNVFLTYQLEQSKISGLDEFYTKAGYQNGKNLKSSIIPGITFNNTDDYYVPRSGIIAGTSFEYAGAGGDMEFVKNKSNFNYYLGLDDYINYDLILRYKANFGYIWNSDDDKLPINEKLFLGGLRSIRGFDSRSVTPKKNITIAGKGSKVIDTGGKIAFNNSVELSIPVIDRLKMRAMVFYDYGMIGEDNLNEIKRSSVGAGIEWVTPIGPLQLIYAQALDDKPGDDTSSFEFSIGRRF; this is encoded by the coding sequence ATGAAAAAAACACTTTTCTTAGTAGGTTTGAGTTTGCCTTTAGCACTAAGTGGGGCTACTATCAAATCTATTGCTTACAAAGGTCTTATACATCTATCTAGCGACAGCGCTACTGACATTTCTGGGCTTAGAGTTGGAGATGAGCTAAACGCACAAAACTCAAACCAAGCCATTATAAATTTATACAAACAAGGATACTTCAAAGATATATTTATAGAAGAAAATGATGGCAATGTTGTTATAAATTTAACAGAAAAACCATCGATCGCAAGGCTTGATATAGAAGGCGTTGTGACAAATGATAAAAAAACCATCGATACAATACTTGGCATAAAACAAGGTCAAATGTACGACCAACCAGGCATCAAAAAAGCCAAAGAAAGAATCAGACAATACTACGAAACAAAAGGGTATTTTGATACCGTTACAGATGTAACCACTGAGCCAATGCACGGCAATCCAAACGCTCTTCATGTCACAATGACAGTAAATAGAGGCGAGAAAATCACAATAGAAAAAGTAAATTTAGTTGGTGCTGAAGTTTTGGATTATTCAGATATCGAACCAGCAGTAGCGAACAAAGAATATGAGTTCATGGGCTGGATGTGGGGACGAAATGACGGTGGGGTTAAGATTTTTGACCTGCCAAATGACCCAAACAAAATCCGCGATGAATACCTAAAAAAAGGCTATCTTGACGCTAGCGTATCAAATCCATATTTAAACACATATTTTGATAACTACACTGCAGATCTTACATACTATGTAAGCGAAGGAAATCCATATAATGTAAATAGCATAAGCATAGAAGCGCCAAGCGAGCTAGAACTTGATAATGAAAAAATCATAGATAGCTTAAAACTAACAAAAGGCGACAGACTAAACTCAGAGTGGCTAAAAAAAGATATAGAAAAAATAGAAAATTTAGTCGCTGACAAAGGATATGCTTACGTTAGAGTCTATCCACAAACAAACAAAAATGAAGCAGACAAAACAGTAGATATAATCTACCAAGTAGTCCCAAATGACAAAGTATATATAAGAAATGTTGTTATCTCAGGAAACGACAGAACAGCAGATAGGGTTATACGTCGTGAGCTTTACTTGACTGAGGGAAATTTATACAATAGAACTGACCTTGTCGATTCAAAAAATGCACTAAAAAGAAGTGGATATTTTGAAGATGCTTCAATCAAAGAAAACCGCATAAACAAAGACCAAGTTGATCTAGAAGTAGTCGTAAAAGAAACCTCAACTGGTAGCATAACTGGTGGTATAGGATATGGCACTAGCGACGGACTTCTTTTAAGTGCTGGAGTGAGCGATACAAACGTATTTGGTACTGGATACAAAGGTAGCGTAAGCGTAGATAAGAGTGATGACACATTAAGTGGAACTATCAGCCTAACAAACCCACGTGTAAATGACTCAGAGTATAGTCTGGGCGGAAGCATCTATGCAAATGACTATGAGTGGGATGATTATGAAGAGAAAAATTACGGCTTTAGCGTAACTGGTGGTAGGAAATTTGGCAGATACACAAATGTATTTTTAACTTACCAACTCGAACAAAGCAAAATATCTGGACTTGATGAGTTCTATACAAAAGCTGGATATCAAAATGGCAAAAACTTAAAAAGCTCAATAATTCCAGGCATTACATTTAATAATACAGATGATTATTATGTCCCAAGAAGCGGTATCATCGCTGGAACTAGCTTTGAATATGCTGGAGCTGGTGGAGATATGGAATTTGTCAAAAACAAATCAAATTTCAACTACTATCTTGGACTTGATGATTATATCAACTATGATCTAATCTTAAGATATAAAGCAAACTTTGGTTATATTTGGAACAGTGATGATGATAAACTTCCTATAAATGAAAAGCTATTCTTAGGCGGTTTAAGAAGTATAAGAGGGTTTGATAGCAGAAGCGTAACCCCTAAAAAGAACATAACAATAGCCGGAAAAGGCAGCAAAGTCATTGATACTGGCGGTAAAATAGCGTTTAATAACTCAGTTGAGTTAAGTATCCCTGTCATTGACCGCTTAAAAATGCGTGCAATGGTATTTTATGATTATGGTATGATAGGCGAAGATAACCTAAACGAGATCAAACGCTCAAGCGTCGGTGCTGGTATAGAGTGGGTGACACCTATAGGACCGCTTCAACTCATCTACGCTCAAGCTCTTGATGATAAGCCAGGTGATGATACAAGTAGTTTTGAGTTTTCTATAGGTAGAAGATTTTAA
- a CDS encoding prephenate dehydrogenase, with amino-acid sequence MKVGIIGLGLIGGSLGLALRDMKLISSVSGYDLNEQNQCDALKLGLVDEIISFEEMKNKCDMIFLAIPVEAIVKTLQNLKDIPKSTTIVDLGSTKEQILASCPQEIRENFVAAHPMAGTENSGPKAAFKTLLNGAVVVICDDKNAGETHIKKTVEILSHAGMKIVFMNSKSHDHHVGIISHLPHAISFSLVNATLKEEDKRNILLLAGGSFSGMARIAKSSPDMWCDIFKQNKDNLLSAVNSFQSELEICKDLIKNEKWSELKEWMESARKLREIL; translated from the coding sequence ATGAAAGTTGGCATAATAGGACTTGGACTCATCGGTGGCTCTTTAGGGCTTGCGCTTCGTGATATGAAGCTTATTTCAAGCGTGAGCGGATATGATCTAAATGAACAAAATCAATGTGACGCACTAAAACTTGGGCTTGTAGATGAGATTATCAGCTTTGAAGAGATGAAAAACAAGTGCGATATGATATTTTTAGCAATTCCGGTTGAGGCTATCGTAAAGACTTTGCAAAATCTCAAAGACATACCAAAAAGCACGACAATAGTAGATCTTGGCTCGACTAAAGAGCAAATTTTAGCTAGTTGCCCGCAAGAGATCAGAGAAAATTTCGTTGCAGCTCACCCTATGGCTGGTACTGAAAACTCAGGGCCAAAAGCAGCTTTTAAAACGCTTTTAAACGGCGCTGTTGTCGTCATCTGTGATGATAAAAATGCAGGCGAAACGCATATTAAAAAAACAGTTGAAATTTTAAGCCACGCTGGAATGAAAATAGTCTTTATGAACTCAAAAAGCCACGATCATCACGTCGGTATCATCTCGCATTTGCCTCACGCTATTAGCTTTAGCCTTGTAAATGCAACGCTCAAAGAAGAGGACAAAAGAAATATCTTGCTCCTTGCTGGAGGTAGTTTTAGCGGTATGGCTCGTATCGCAAAGTCAAGCCCAGATATGTGGTGCGATATCTTCAAACAAAATAAAGATAATCTTTTGAGTGCGGTAAATTCATTCCAAAGTGAGCTTGAAATTTGCAAAGATTTGATAAAAAATGAAAAATGGAGTGAGCTAAAAGAGTGGATGGAATCTGCTAGAAAACTAAGAGAAATTTTGTAA
- the pgp6 gene encoding peptidoglycan metallopeptidase Pgp6: MRRNRSYKGIIFVAIVILIAVGVYGVLNLSMFEKNLPKIVLDSEINWNLKSPIPLKVEDESGVKSLKVILSDQEKSHVLISKEFSTPEKELSFNITFPKNNILNSKKQYTIKVEATDASKWNFFMGNSSVKEAKFKIDTKRPELYILNQSYKIAKGGAAAVVFRASDENMKEVFITTNYGKKFIATPFHKEGYYAAIIAWPATVDDFSADVVAEDLAGNKSVARIRYFLQDRKYKVSKIPLTDRFLDGKILELANQYADDPDSMDKLAKFKFINETLRISNEKKIAEITSKVPEKLLTSFNVKPFYPLKNGAAVASFGDHRYYTYEGNEVSQSWHLGLDLASVSGANIVANNPSVVVFNAENGIYGTNIILYHGFGLYTLYGHCSNSLVNLHDQISPNLDIATTGTSGLALGDHLHFGVLVQGIEVRPEEWMDTKWMKDNIYDILELSKKVIDKK; encoded by the coding sequence ATGAGAAGAAATAGAAGTTATAAGGGTATTATCTTTGTTGCTATAGTTATTTTGATAGCTGTTGGCGTGTATGGTGTGTTAAATTTAAGTATGTTTGAAAAAAATCTACCAAAAATAGTTTTAGACAGTGAGATAAATTGGAATCTCAAATCTCCAATTCCTTTAAAAGTAGAAGACGAAAGTGGCGTAAAATCTTTAAAAGTCATATTAAGCGACCAAGAAAAAAGCCATGTTTTGATCTCAAAAGAGTTTTCCACTCCAGAAAAAGAGCTGAGCTTCAACATAACTTTTCCTAAAAACAATATACTAAATAGCAAAAAACAATACACTATAAAAGTAGAAGCAACAGACGCTAGCAAATGGAACTTTTTCATGGGAAATAGCTCTGTAAAAGAGGCTAAATTTAAAATAGATACCAAAAGACCAGAGCTTTATATACTAAATCAATCATACAAAATAGCAAAAGGCGGCGCAGCTGCTGTTGTCTTTAGAGCTAGTGATGAAAATATGAAAGAGGTATTCATCACTACAAATTATGGTAAAAAATTTATAGCAACTCCATTTCACAAAGAGGGCTATTACGCAGCTATCATCGCTTGGCCTGCTACTGTAGATGACTTTAGTGCTGATGTTGTGGCTGAGGATTTGGCTGGCAATAAAAGCGTAGCTCGCATTAGATATTTCTTGCAAGATAGAAAATACAAAGTATCAAAAATACCTCTAACAGATAGATTTTTAGACGGCAAAATTTTAGAGCTTGCAAACCAATACGCAGACGATCCAGACTCTATGGACAAGCTTGCGAAGTTTAAATTTATCAACGAAACTCTAAGAATCTCAAATGAGAAAAAAATCGCAGAAATAACATCAAAAGTACCAGAAAAACTGCTAACTAGCTTTAACGTAAAACCATTTTATCCGCTTAAAAATGGCGCTGCTGTAGCGAGCTTTGGGGATCATAGATATTACACTTATGAGGGAAATGAAGTAAGCCAAAGCTGGCATTTAGGTCTTGATCTCGCAAGCGTTTCAGGGGCAAATATCGTTGCAAATAATCCATCAGTTGTCGTTTTTAACGCAGAAAATGGAATTTATGGAACAAACATCATACTTTATCACGGATTTGGACTTTACACACTTTATGGGCATTGTAGCAATTCTTTAGTAAATTTACACGACCAAATTTCACCAAATTTAGATATAGCAACCACTGGAACTAGTGGGCTAGCTCTTGGAGATCATTTGCACTTTGGAGTTTTGGTGCAAGGCATCGAAGTACGCCCAGAAGAGTGGATGGATACTAAATGGATGAAAGATAATATTTATGATATTTTAGAATTATCAAAAAAAGTCATAGATAAAAAATAA
- a CDS encoding PhzF family isomerase codes for MKAYRVYQVDSFTTKKFCGNPAGVVANADGLSDEQMQSIARELNNSETAFILSPRDKKADVWVRFFTPSQEVPICGHATIAAHYIRALELGLDKADVWQETKAGTLQVQINKSSDDYLITMTQGAIEIGDLLSKDVVDKLTKALNISQDDLNLDCPVCIASTGHSKVMVGIKSNELLNSLKPNETLLTSLSKEICCNGYYVFTLNLDSEALVHGRMFAPAIGISEDPVTGNANGPLGAYLVHFGLFGSGGDEFKFRAIQGEAIGRTGSMEVVVKKEKNRPKVVQISGQAVVAFKTEILI; via the coding sequence ATGAAAGCTTATAGAGTTTATCAAGTAGATTCTTTTACCACTAAAAAATTTTGTGGCAATCCAGCTGGGGTGGTGGCAAATGCTGACGGGCTCAGCGATGAGCAGATGCAAAGCATCGCAAGGGAGCTTAATAACTCAGAAACGGCATTCATACTAAGTCCAAGAGATAAAAAAGCAGATGTTTGGGTTCGGTTTTTTACGCCGAGCCAAGAGGTGCCGATTTGCGGTCATGCGACGATAGCGGCTCACTATATAAGAGCTTTGGAGCTTGGTTTAGACAAAGCAGATGTGTGGCAAGAAACCAAAGCCGGAACTCTTCAAGTCCAGATAAATAAAAGTAGTGATGACTATCTCATCACCATGACGCAAGGCGCTATAGAAATAGGCGACCTGCTTAGCAAAGATGTAGTTGATAAGCTTACAAAAGCCCTTAATATCAGCCAAGATGATTTAAATTTAGACTGCCCAGTTTGCATAGCATCGACTGGACATTCTAAAGTAATGGTAGGTATCAAATCAAACGAGCTTTTGAACTCTCTAAAGCCAAATGAAACTCTTTTAACATCGCTTAGTAAAGAAATTTGTTGCAACGGATATTATGTTTTTACCCTAAATCTAGATTCTGAGGCTTTAGTGCATGGGCGTATGTTTGCTCCTGCTATAGGCATCAGTGAAGATCCAGTTACTGGCAATGCTAACGGGCCTCTTGGAGCTTATTTGGTGCATTTTGGTCTCTTTGGAAGTGGTGGTGATGAGTTTAAATTTAGAGCTATTCAAGGCGAGGCAATAGGGCGAACTGGTAGCATGGAAGTGGTCGTGAAAAAAGAAAAAAACAGACCAAAAGTAGTGCAAATTTCAGGTCAAGCAGTCGTTGCTTTTAAAACAGAAATTCTAATATAA